In the genome of bacterium, the window TTATCTTCCGGGTCGATTAACTCTAACAGCGGATTTTGATTCAATTCCAAATCGACCCGTTGCAACAGCTCGAGCAAAGGTACCTGCAACAATTCCGCCCGCAGAATTTGCTGCTGGGTAATCTTTTGCTGCAGTTCCAGTTTTGGAACTTGGGATAAACGGTTCGATAACATACGATGAATTTGTTCTTCTGATCCTATTGAACTAAAAATAATGCGACTGTTTGCTTCCCAGGCGGGCATGGGAACCCGCCCCTACCCAACAGGTATTTCTTGTTAACAGGTCTGGATACCTATCTGTACCCGTGGTTATGTCAGGCAAGATTGCCTAACCTCCAAATACAAATGGGATTGCTTCGCTACGCTCGCAATGACATTATTACCTATGCTTCTTGGGTGTCGAGTTTAAAGCGTTCCCCGAGATAGAGTTTTCGGGCGTCGGGGTTGTCGGCAAGCTCCTGTGCCGTCCCGGAAATCAGGATACTTCCGGTGTACAACAAATAAGCCCGTTCACAAATCGCCATTGTTTCCCGGACGTTGTGATCGGTAATTAACACCCCAATCCCCCGGCGTTTCAGGTCTCGAACGATACTCTGGATGTCCTGCACCGCAATCGGATCGATACCGGCAAACGGTTCGTCCAATAATAGAAATTTCGGATCGGTCGTCAATGCCCGGGCGATTTCAGTACGTCGTCGTTCCCCGCCGGACAGTGTATACGCTTTGGAATTCCGAACTTTCTGTAAACCGAATTCGTCAAGCAGCGATTCGGCTTTTTCGAGGCGCTGTTTTTTGTTTAATGGTAGCGTTTCTAAAATCGCAATCATATTCTGCCAGACGGTTAGCTTGCGAAAGACCGATGGTTCCTGTGCGAGGTAGCCAACCCCGTGTCTCGCCCGTTTGTACATCGGGAGGGTGGTACAATCGACATCCCCGATAAAGATTTTTCCACCATCCGGTTTGATCATTCCAACGGTCATATAGAAACTGGTAGTCTTACCCGCGCCATTAGGACCAAGTAGACCGACAATCTCACCTTGGGATACTTGGAAGCCGACGTCATTTACGACTTTCCGTTTGCCGTAGATTTTTACCAGATGTTCCGTTCGTAAAGTTATCATCAGTCGTCGATCTCCCGCTTCCATCCGATTGGATAGTATGTGCCTTCAACGCCGCCGACAATGCGGATTGCATCGATTTCCTTGTTCACAAAGTCGATATCCAAGGTGTCACCGGAGGCGACGTTGACGCCATTATCGCTCGCCTTGTCCCGGATATAGTAACGAGATTTCGCATTACCCCATACGAGAATTCGTTTCGCATCGCCCTTCTCGAAATAAGAATGGAGGTTCATCCCGGTAATTCGATTGAGTGGCGAAAGCGGTGTACTATCAGCCGGTGATAAGGCAACTACCGTTCCGATTGCGATCATGTCATTTAATTGATCTTCAATAAACAAGAATCGCATACTATCGGCAGTCATGACTTCTCTACCCCGCACTAACTTGGGGCTGCGAGTAAGTGTCGAGATACCGGTCGAATCATCAAAGACTAAGAAGCCGCCGGTCGCTTGCAGAGTATCCTTCGTGATCACAACTTCTGCTTCGACCCGCGCTTGCCGCAACGAATCGTTCATCCAGAGCCGCCTCCCGGTTATTGTTAATGGGTGCTGCCCGGTCGAATCTTTCTTTACCAATTTTGGCTGTACGGTGACGTCGGCTTCTCGGAGGATTTCGTCGTAGGTTGCCATTTCTCCAGTAACTGTCGTGCGGCGGACGGAATCAATAAAAACGACTGCGCCACGATACGTAGAAATGCCGCGGTCATAATCATAATCAAGTCGACGGCAATAAACCGTTTTTCCGTCCGGCTGAATGACTTTTACATTTCCGTTTGCTTCAGCAATTCCGGTAGCTTCGTAGTAGTTTACTTCATCTGCCATCAGGATTTGCGTAGAATCTTCGACATAGACATTGCCACGCATGTAAACGCGACGCGCTTCCGAATAGAATTCGGCGTAATCACACCGGATGTGAATATCATCCTGTGAGAATTTTACGTTGTTGATGAGAATGCGGATTTGTTCGGTGTCGCGGGTTATACTGCGCAGAATGTCGGCTTGTTCAAGTACAAGTGGACCGCGTCGGCCACCGAAACCGGCAGCGAGCGATAGGGTTGTTAAAAAAAGAAAGAATGCGAGCCGTAAAAAGTACATGCTGTTAGATGAAAATCCCTAAGCTCAAACTTGTCAAACAAGATTGCAAAATTTTTTAATACAGGTCTGGAGACCTGTCGCTACCCTCGTAGGCAGGATTACCTGCGGTGAACCGCAAGGCGGGTTGCCTGACCTACAATTAAACTCGCAGACAGGATTGTCTGCGCTACAATACCTCCGACTGGGATTGCTTCGCTGCGCTCGCAATGACACGCGGGCGGGCATGGGAACCCGCCCCTACCCGTCTCTCAAAAAACTGTTAACGGCGACGGGTGGGGTCGGGTTTTCGTTCGCGTTGTTGGAGTTCGCGATAACTCTTACCCATCGGCTGCATGATTTCCCAAAACGTCAAATTTTCATCGGCAATCAGCCCAATCCCATATAGGGTGTCCTGTTGAGTGGCGATTCGTACCGAGTCATTGGTGATTATCTTTCGAGTCGGCGGATCCCAGCGCAGGGATTGTGTTTCTAAAGCGACTTCTGAGGTATCCGACCAGAGGTAAACATCTCCCGTAGCGATGTAGTAACTGCGGAATTCGTCGACTTCTGCCCGTTTCGATAACATAAATCCAGAGCGATTTCCCAACGAATCAAGAAAGTAGAGCGTTACTCCTCCCGATAACTTCGTCGGTTCCCCCTCTTTCATCTGCACGACTTTCGCCGACCTTACTTTGCTACGTACGATGCCATCCTGCGAAAACTGCATTTTCACACCATACATCTCTTGCAGCGGTACATCGCGGAATGGCGTTTCTGGTAAACTGGTATTCTGCTGGCAACCAACTGCGATAAGTAGCAGTATTCCAAAGAGAAATATTGTGCGAAACGGATACTTCATGATGCGTTTGGAGAGGAAAGTTCGATGTTGAAATGTTCGGAAATGATGGTATCCCAGCGGTTCTGTGCATGCAACACGGCTTCGACCACTTCCCTCAGAACGCCTTGACCGCCATTCACACGGGTAATGGCTGTTGCTGTATGTATTACGTGAGTGTCGGCGTCTGCCGGAGCGACTGAAACACCACAATAGGGAAACACCGGGATATCGATTAGATCGTCCCCGATGTAGAGAATTTGTTCCTTGCTTGCATGCCACTCTTGTTGTAATGCAAGGAAGCCATCCGCTTTTTCGTTAATCGGTCTTCCGACGATATGCTTGATACCTAAATCGTTAGCACGGCGATGAACGACGGGGACTAACCGTCCCGTTAAAATGGCAACTTCGATGTCTGCTTGTTGCGCTAACCAGACTCCGACTCCATCACGCACCGAGAATCCTTTCCACTCGCTTGTTCCACCGTCGAGATTTATTGTTCCATTAGTGAGAACTCCGTCAACATCGGTCACGATATAGCGGATTTCCTGCAATGCAACGGTGAGGCTTTTGTCGCCAATTGGTAGCGCTGAATTGTTTCGGTACGAAATTTGCTGTAATTTTGCCATGCCTGTAAAATAGGGGGAATCAAGGATATATGCAACGAAGCTTTGAGAGGAATTCGAATAATGAAGAGTACTCGGAGAGGTGATTACGATAGAGAGCTAGAGATTGTGATAGTCGAGGGTTTTACCCTCGCGATTATCAGATTTCAAGAATCGCAGGCTTAAATCTGCGGCTACAATTGTATCGAAGTGATTCATATAAACCAAATAATCACGCTCTGGATAAGAGAAAGGGGCGTACATGATACGCCCCTTCTACTTCATCGAAGTCAGGCAGGATTACCTGCGGTAAGCCGCAAGGCGGGTTGCCTAACCTCCAAGTTTCGTTGGACAGGAATGTCCAACGTACGGTTGTTACCTACTTTTGGTAGCTTTGCAGGGTCTTCATGTAGTTCGCGCGTTCGTATGCCGAGGCATCGGCTACGTTCTTGTGACTCATGGAACCCTTCATTTGGTTGATGGATGTGTATTCGTGTTTTTCCATCCACTCCGTCAGCTCACTCAACAACGTCTTCGAATAACTCGGACCGTGTTTGAGCAATGCGCTGGCGATTTGAATTGAATCAGCTCCTGCCATCAGCAGTTTCACTGCATCAATTCCGGTATGGCAACCACCCGTAGCACATAAATCAGCACTGGTCTTACCAAACAGAATCGCAATCCATCGCAACGCCAATCGCATATCATCGCTATTCGATAACCGTAGATTGGGAATAACTTCGAGCTTATCCAAGTCGAAATCAGGTTGGTAGAAACGGTTGAAGAGGACGAGTCCGTCAGCACCCGCATTTGCCATCGATTTCGCCATCGCCGCCGGTGAGCTGAGGAACGAAGAAAGCTTCACTGCAATGGGAAGCTTCGTAGCGTTCCGCACCGCTTTGAGCGTTTCAATGTAGTGCCGCTCGATTTCCGATCCGACGACATTGGGATCGGTCGCGAGGTAATACATATTCAACTCAATCGCGTCAGCGCCCGCCTGCTCGATTTGCTCGGCAATCCGGGTCCAACCGCCGTCGGTCACACCGTTCAAGCTTGCGATCACCGGGATTTTCACCGCAGCCTTTGCTTCTTGAATCAGTTTCAGATACTCCTCCGGACCAACGATGAATTGTTCCGGTTCAGGGAAGTAACTAAGCGCTTCAGCAAAAGTATCGGCTGTTACTGTGGTGTGATAATGCAGTTCCAACGCTTCATGGGTAATCTGCTCTTCAAACAACGAAGGTAGGATTACCGCCGCGGCACCGCCGTCTTCCAATTGGCGAATACCGGAAACGTCTGCTGCGATTGGATTTGCCGCTGCAATGAGCGGATGTTTCAACTTCAATCCGAGATAGGATGTGTCCATATTCATATTGATTTCCTTCCGTTCGCAGCTTAGTTCGATTCCGGCGTACCGTACGTCATTTTCGCCAATTGCTCAAGATACGTCCACTTCGCTTCGGCGTGTTGCTGCGCCATGATGAGCAAGTGCTTCGCCGCATCGGGGTGGCTCTTGTTCAACATATTGAAGCGAGTCTGCGCATTCATATACTCACCCATTTTAATCTTGGGTTGGTTATAATCGAGTTTGAGTGGATTCTTGCCTTCGGCGACCAGCATCGG includes:
- the lptB gene encoding LPS export ABC transporter ATP-binding protein; the protein is MITLRTEHLVKIYGKRKVVNDVGFQVSQGEIVGLLGPNGAGKTTSFYMTVGMIKPDGGKIFIGDVDCTTLPMYKRARHGVGYLAQEPSVFRKLTVWQNMIAILETLPLNKKQRLEKAESLLDEFGLQKVRNSKAYTLSGGERRRTEIARALTTDPKFLLLDEPFAGIDPIAVQDIQSIVRDLKRRGIGVLITDHNVRETMAICERAYLLYTGSILISGTAQELADNPDARKLYLGERFKLDTQEA
- a CDS encoding HAD hydrolase family protein, whose translation is MAKLQQISYRNNSALPIGDKSLTVALQEIRYIVTDVDGVLTNGTINLDGGTSEWKGFSVRDGVGVWLAQQADIEVAILTGRLVPVVHRRANDLGIKHIVGRPINEKADGFLALQQEWHASKEQILYIGDDLIDIPVFPYCGVSVAPADADTHVIHTATAITRVNGGQGVLREVVEAVLHAQNRWDTIISEHFNIELSSPNAS
- a CDS encoding dihydroorotate dehydrogenase-like protein; protein product: MNMDTSYLGLKLKHPLIAAANPIAADVSGIRQLEDGGAAAVILPSLFEEQITHEALELHYHTTVTADTFAEALSYFPEPEQFIVGPEEYLKLIQEAKAAVKIPVIASLNGVTDGGWTRIAEQIEQAGADAIELNMYYLATDPNVVGSEIERHYIETLKAVRNATKLPIAVKLSSFLSSPAAMAKSMANAGADGLVLFNRFYQPDFDLDKLEVIPNLRLSNSDDMRLALRWIAILFGKTSADLCATGGCHTGIDAVKLLMAGADSIQIASALLKHGPSYSKTLLSELTEWMEKHEYTSINQMKGSMSHKNVADASAYERANYMKTLQSYQK